In Phlebotomus papatasi isolate M1 chromosome 1, Ppap_2.1, whole genome shotgun sequence, the following proteins share a genomic window:
- the LOC129799200 gene encoding uncharacterized protein LOC129799200 has translation MQLTLLLMLGKLSKMNDMENYEDDLLIEEVLESESEERENENRQDISISDVHSLLVKTYDLLKKLHKSTKIQNNRENIKDSVLNMLPLKSAKELKEFNNLIKNRSLAKQGFIEIARNSTLKDIATDDLIFEMNFSGAKKKISLRDQKFFQVWKKTSGMNYAEFDRKMREELNLSHNRTHAKQSRAKKKMTREPLIEQNEDPDEDPDEDPLGYNDFTLG, from the exons ATGCAACTTACTTTGTTATTAATGCTAGGAAAATTGTCAAAGATGAACGATATGGAAAATTACGAAGACGATCTTCTGATAGAGGAAGTTCTGGAAAGTGAATCAGAAGAGAGGG aaAATGAGAACAGACAAGACATAAGTATTTCGGATGTGCATTCTCTGTTGGTGAAAACATATGATCTGCTCAAAAAACTTCATAAATCGACCAAGATTCAAAACAACCgtgaaaatattaaagattCTGTGCTTAACATGCTGCCATTAAAATCAGCAAAAGAACTCAAGGAATTTAATAACTTGATTAAAAACAGAAGTCTCGCGAAACAAGGATTT aTCGAAATTGCACGCAATTCAACTCTAAAGGACATCGCCACTGATGATCTAATTTTCGAAATGAACTTTTCTGGAGCAAAGAAGAAAATATCTCTCAGAGATCAAAAATTCTTTCAAGTTTGGAAGA aGACCTCTGGTATGAACTATGCAGAGTTTGATAGGAAAATGAGAGAAGAACTTAATCTCTCCCACAACCGTACGCACGCAAAACAAAGTCGAGCAAAGAAGAAGATGACACGGGAGCCACTAATTGAGCAAAATGAAGATCCCGATGAAGATCCCGATGAAGACCCGCTGGGATAcaatgattttactttaggttaA